The DNA sequence TTTCGGTTATCAGatcgaataaattgaaaaaaaatcaatagcaaaaaattaacaaatatgtGTAGAACACAAAAATGAGTACGTGAGCAacactattattattattgtgtaAATGTACTTTTAGATGTTAGGGAGAGGAGAGCTtcatcaattattttaaaaaatagattatttaatcttatttgttctttttgGTTGATTATTCAATTTGACTTTTCAAGTTGAGCAGGGTCTAAGTCTCAATATCACAGATACTGTCACAACTTAATCAGGTATTGTTAAGTGGACTTTGATGATATTAAAAGTGAATATCTCACATATAAactgtataatttttttttcgatttgagACTTTATTCTtcgacaaaatttaaaaatagtgGGTTGAAATTACCTCCATAACTTGTGCAACCcaagggttataaaattatattaatttacacATTTGtctattgaattattatttagtttGTCAACATCTATTGAATAATTTGAATGTTCACTAAATTAATGACGTGGTGAACATGAAATTTGTGATTAGAGGCGACATGTATGTCACATTTGTGTCACATAACCTAAAAACTCATCAACTTTAATGACTAATTAAacgtgcaaatacacaaaaagtATAATTGATACGATTTCAAAACCTTATATGAAGATGCTAAAAAATTGAAACTTAAATGGCCTaatttaaaatcacctcaaagTGTAAAATATAGGTGCCCCAAAATTatgagaaaatttgaaatatgtCCAATTTTATAGGCCTTCTTTTGAAATAGGTTCAATTTTTAATGACTTTTAACTATTGAAATAGGTCtactttttaattattttgaaccTATATAAAAAAACCCCCAAAATTAACCTATGCCCaacacaagttccctacatcgTATGACACCATCCATAATTTCTTGACCGCATCTATGACTAAAATGACCCCACCAATGTCTTGTTATGGAGGGATGCTCACTTTTTACTTATTTCCgtaaattttaaaagaaaaatacataattCACAAGTGCTTCGGGATTCGggaaaataaattataataaaaaacaaaaacaataataaaaagaCAAGCAACAAAACAGTGTCCGAAAATAATTTTgctcatacatatatatatatatatgtggaaaacaattaattattaattgaaagaaaaaataaaataaaattcaaaactcaGCACCGAGTCAATGTCGGGGACTCGTTTCGCTGTCACGGTAGCGCGCAGCCATGGCGCGAAAACCCCAGCCGCGACCTGTCCCTGTCGAACTCGAACAAGAACCCTTGTTGCATTAGATTCCCTATCACTCCGAAACCCGACCCAGATTCCACGGGTTGGATCGCCAAGCACTTTATCCGGTCCGCTGTGTCAATGAAGTAGCTACTCGGCGGCGGTGCAAACACCGAGTTCCCAGCGAGTTTAAAACTCATCCTGGGCAGCCTTGGCCTCGACGCCCCTGACACGTTTACGCAAAGATCGAAGCCGGGTGTCGGATTAGCTGGCCTCGCCAGCCGAATATTCCGCTTAAACGCCGCTAAAATTACACGGTAAGCCGGCTCGGGTAAAAACGACAGCGTGGTTCCCGAGTCGATGACGATGCCGCCGTTACCGGACTCGTCGAGAGCCCAGACGGAGGGGCGAATCGGTAATTTAGCGCCGTGGACGGAGACGGACTTAATCCCAATGTAGTAAAATGTGGGAGCGAAATCGTTCACTTGCAACGGGGTGAAGCTGAATTTCGTATTCGAAACGACGCGGCTCGGAGAGCCGCCGCCGATTCTGAGGTAACTCGTCGGCGACGGCGAGAGAGTGTAGTCCATGAGACAGTATGAGAATTTGTTCCCAAACCGGCGACCCAGTTGCGAGGAAAACGAGATGGGCCCTCTTCCCAGACCCATGACTCCTTGGGCCCCATTGAAACTCGGACCCGTGATACTCGGACCTTCGACCCGAAACGCGCACCCGAAGGATAAGTTCGGGAGCTGCGTGCGTGTCCCGGAGCTGGTGTTCAATGTCGTCGTTTCTTTGGAGAAGAACCCGGCGGTTAGTGACCCGTCGGAGTAGGAGTACTCGTAGCGACACGGGCTGTGGAGTCGGGTGTGGTTACATGGGTTCGGGTCGGGTGGGGGGACAAGCTTGCAGGCAGAGTCGTAGCAGTGGTAGGGCGAGAATGTAGAGGAGTGGCGGGCGAGGAAAGCTGAACCGGGTTCCCGGTTGGAGCAGTCTGTGCAGGCGGAGCAGGTGAGCCATACGAGATCGCTGCCGGTATCGGTGACGAGAAGGAGGCGCTGTGGAGGGGTGCCAATGCGGAGATCGACGAAGTACTGTCCGGAA is a window from the Malus domestica chromosome 16, GDT2T_hap1 genome containing:
- the LOC103402731 gene encoding aspartyl protease family protein 2, with protein sequence MASVSLSPLFLSFFFFFFSSSSFNNFCNSQQSTTAHDYLQLPLLHKQPFSPSQTLSHDTHRLSLLHSRRRRRRDITLPVVSGASSGSGQYFVDLRIGTPPQRLLLVTDTGSDLVWLTCSACTDCSNREPGSAFLARHSSTFSPYHCYDSACKLVPPPDPNPCNHTRLHSPCRYEYSYSDGSLTAGFFSKETTTLNTSSGTRTQLPNLSFGCAFRVEGPSITGPSFNGAQGVMGLGRGPISFSSQLGRRFGNKFSYCLMDYTLSPSPTSYLRIGGGSPSRVVSNTKFSFTPLQVNDFAPTFYYIGIKSVSVHGAKLPIRPSVWALDESGNGGIVIDSGTTLSFLPEPAYRVILAAFKRNIRLARPANPTPGFDLCVNVSGASRPRLPRMSFKLAGNSVFAPPPSSYFIDTADRIKCLAIQPVESGSGFGVIGNLMQQGFLFEFDRDRSRLGFSRHGCALP